The genome window TGTGCCGATAGGCGGCGTAAATGGATTGTCACAATCGCCGAAGCCGATGTCCTCGCCGGAGCAATCGCCATTTCGCGAATTGCTGAAAGCGAAGCTGGATGAAACTGCCGAACTGAAGTTTTCCGCACACGCCCAATCGCGGATGCGCAGCCGGGACATCTCTTTGAGCGCCGATCAGCTGAATTTGCTGAACAACGCGGTGGATCAGGCGAAGGAAAAAGGCGGGCACAACTCGCTGGTGCTGATGAGCGATTACGCCTTCATCGTGAATGCGGATAACCGGACAGTGGTAACGGCAATGGATCGTCAGGGAATGGACGACAGCGTGTTTACGAATATCGACAGTGCGGTAGTTTTGTGATGCGCTTCGACAGAAATCGAGCCCTGAGCGAAATCGAAGGGCGGAATATACAAAGCTAAAGGTTTAAAAAACAGCAACTAACTAATTAACTCACAGGGTTGGACCACGCTAAAAACCTCCTGATTTTTGGCACGGAAACCCTGCTGCCGGCCGACCGATTGACGCTGGCAGATATTTACATCACGGATGATTATTCATCTCACAAGGAGGATTTAACAATGGGTCTGATGCGTTCACTTCAAGCCGGAATTACCGGATTACGCAATCATCAATTGTTCATGGACGTTGTTGGAAACAACATCGCCAACGTTAACACGGTTGGTTTTAAAGTGGGTCGTGTGACCTTCAGCGAAATGTTCGCGCAAACCATCCGCGGCACCACGCAGCCGGTGGCAAGCGCCGGTGGCACCAACCCGATTCAGGTGGGTTTGGGTATGGCTGTCGGCACAATCGACACCATTCACACCATGGGAAGCCTGGAAACCACCGGACAGGGCACAGACCTGGCCATTCAGGGTGATGGCTTTTTTGTGTTGGATGATGCCGGAAAACGCGTTTACACCCGTGCCGGTGTATTCCAGTTTAACGCAGATGGCGTGCTGACCATGCCTTCCAACGGGTTGAAAGTCCAGGGATTTTTAGCAACACCGGATGGCGAAATTGATCCGGCAGCAGGAATCACCGATATCCAGATTCCCGGCAGCCTGAAACTGCCCGCTTCGGCAACCAATCAAATTACCTTCAACGGTAACCTGAATGCCAAACTGGAACCGACCGGATCGATCCTGAAATCCGGCGGCGTTTACGCCATCGAGCAACTCGCAGACGATTCCGATATGAGCGGAATGCTGACGG of Calditrichia bacterium contains these proteins:
- a CDS encoding flagellar protein, producing the protein MAGKIDGLPLPFVPIGGVNGLSQSPKPMSSPEQSPFRELLKAKLDETAELKFSAHAQSRMRSRDISLSADQLNLLNNAVDQAKEKGGHNSLVLMSDYAFIVNADNRTVVTAMDRQGMDDSVFTNIDSAVVL